One window from the genome of Dermacentor silvarum isolate Dsil-2018 chromosome 7, BIME_Dsil_1.4, whole genome shotgun sequence encodes:
- the LOC125946505 gene encoding uncharacterized protein LOC125946505 isoform X2, whose amino-acid sequence MPLTNLPAMLGRPKAYRMFQLLLVIILATTIFIHKDTCPPVKVKLLPCIRNGMLDCTEWKLRSGLTFCVCQCGGHRTAKNKNRTHL is encoded by the exons ctaggTAGACCTAAAGCCTACCGCATGTTTCAATTACTGCTGGTTATCATCCTGGCCACCACCATTTTCA TTCATAAGGACACCTGCCCACCAGTGAAAGTTAAACTCCTACCTTGTATTAGGAATGGAATGCTCGATTGCACTGAATGGAAGCTCAGGTCCGGATTAACATTCTGTGTCTGCCAGTGCG GGGGTCACAGAACTGCCAAAAACAAGAACCGCACACACCTTTAA
- the LOC125946505 gene encoding uncharacterized protein LOC125946505 isoform X1, protein MPLTNLPAMLGRPKAYRMFQLLLVIILATTIFRVSMRRYDDWSVSGLCTRYAKWECRWIHKDTCPPVKVKLLPCIRNGMLDCTEWKLRSGLTFCVCQCGGHRTAKNKNRTHL, encoded by the exons ctaggTAGACCTAAAGCCTACCGCATGTTTCAATTACTGCTGGTTATCATCCTGGCCACCACCATTTTCA GGGTTTCCATGCGCAGATACGACGATTGGTCGGTTTCAGGACTTTGCACACGCTATGCAAAGTGGGAATGCCGATGGA TTCATAAGGACACCTGCCCACCAGTGAAAGTTAAACTCCTACCTTGTATTAGGAATGGAATGCTCGATTGCACTGAATGGAAGCTCAGGTCCGGATTAACATTCTGTGTCTGCCAGTGCG GGGGTCACAGAACTGCCAAAAACAAGAACCGCACACACCTTTAA